ACTGTCGAAATGCAGGTTCTTCAAATTTCACCTGTGATAGGTGGTATTATATTAGCAAATCAGTTTTCCCAAATCTGGGTATAGTAAAAATTGTAAAAGAGATTTCTCAATATTGGAACATCGGTGAAATCCCTTAGGTCGTTGGGCAATAGAGAGAGCAGCGGATCGAAAGACGACTTACGCGTCGCTAATGCGGACTTCCTGCCATGTTTGATCTGTCAATTTCCTTCATAGTGCAGTCGCCGCATGCGAGTGTCTCAACTATAATAACGAATGGTAACATGCACAATTTGGCACGAAGCCGGCACGCCTGCCGCGGCTACAACGAGCAAATGACACGTATTTTCTAAAATCAGTTAATTCGGTTAAACAAGTTAGTGCAGCAGTAATTTGAGACAATTTGTCCATGATTGGCTTGTTGACTTTGCTATTTGAAGGAGCCGTTTTTAGAGTGGCACAGGATGTGCGTTTGTTAATCAAGCACGCCATAGCACGCCGCGGGCCATGTCCGTGCCGTCTCAATGGAAACTACTCTGATATCACAATTGACTTCGTAGTTGGACCTGGCAACTTACGCGAACCTTTGCATTCACTGAACTTGGTGGTTATATGATTTCTTGCTAGCAGAAATTGATACCTCGTCATCATACCCACATTAACTATGAAGATCCACTAtcaactgcctagcctttcctcGATCACCGATTTTGATTCACTTCAATCGTATTCTAAAAACCGTATAATTTTCGTACACGAAGATCGTACACTGATATATTGCCGGCAAGAGTTTTCTAACGGCACACAAGTTTTGGCCTATAAAATAGGTTTTTCGTTGGAGACGAACTTTGTAAGAATCTAAGTATTGTACATAAGGTTCTGTGCGCATTATAGTAGCTTAGAATATTAGTGCATTTTAGTCGATCAAAAACTAATTGCCAGCCTGTAGGTATTGATCACCCAACTGTGTGATGTGTTTCTATGACCAAAACATtgacattaataataattattttgctaTAATTGCGGTTAATCTAAAGGATAGGAAGTACCCTATCAAATGCCACTTCAGGTATCAAGGTATCATTGATAGATTCAATTCAGCGTTAAGACCGTGTTGACTCAAATCTTGATACAATGGATCGATTAAAAAAGCTTGGCCTCCGTGTCCGAAGTGTATGAGGGAAAGAAGAATTTAGTGTATACATTGTAGTCTTTGAAGAATTTTCTTTCTTCGGAGAACTGAGAATTGAAAGAGAGCAAGTCCTAGCAGGATTTTCGTTTTGGTTTGtgctttatttcatttaaaagttttaaataaagatgGATGATGCACTCGTGTAGGTAGTTAGGCACGCACCAGACGCTAGGCACGTTGGCAAGAGTTCACAAGGTGTCAATTACCTTATGCAATGCAATTCAATGGCGTTACCGAATCATTTactatggaatattttatttagtacgtGCAATACTGCTGATTACCCAGCATCAGTTGGTATTTCCTTCATTTTACTTTTCTGATCGTATATTGTCAAGGCATCTACTTAAAGAGGCTTTACTTCCACCAAGGTGTAAAAAAACACAGAACACGTCAGTTATTATAGGCTTTTTAACAATACGTTTCATCGTGTGTCGACATCAAAATCTGTCGATCAGtcacaaatatattttgtggATCGAAGCAAATCAATACATCTCGAAAAATCtccactttaattatttgaatacaCCTAAATTCTGATTGGTTCTAACATAAAATCGTCCTGCACTGGACCTCAGAACTGCATTAAAATGTACTGTAAGTGTGTATTATCTTATATACCTCTACTTTCTTCGGATATCGGATACTTGAATCGAGCCTAAGTGCTTTACTTCACAAAGTATCATAAATCTCAATCAAGGAGTCTGGTTAGCTTCAACAATAaacctttgtttatttatataagtcGAAGTTTCGCGACTTTCagtctttgattatatatatctTTCCTTTTACAATAGTTGTGCGTATGTCATGCGTGTGTGCGAGTGATTGTCGAAACTTAGTAATTTTCGTACGTTTCCGATATCGCGTTTAGTTGTACTCTCGCTTCAGGGATAGTTTGTTTTTAGCAAATTaaattgctctttttaataatactaaaaagctattaagaaattaattattatctgcTATTAAGAATACCTTTTCAATATCTAAAAGAATTATTCCTTACGTACATATTctcttatgcccattttcaccaacaatctcttaatctaagtgccacttagaataagggctctcccaattttgacataaataactatggataagggatacctaaaatttggtgaaaacgaaattcttattaagtgttccgtaaatgctcttaggggatcccttaatttaggtatttgttggtaaaAATGGGCATAACTCTACTTTTTTCCCTCTGAAATCTGTGTCAACTTAATATTACTGGGATAGACCAAAAAAGTTACTATAAGTATTGTCTCATGATCTATTCTTGTAGTTCTTAACACACCAAAAGAGaggtttattgttattatagttcggccattcagagaatgcgttcctgacacgtcgcgattgaactgacgacgtaataacattcattgattattgatataataatgttgttttaatgctcctcaattgttaaaacggtaaacaaccagcaaaaatatttttatcgtaactgcaacgccattgcaaagttacgtcgtcagttcaatcgcgacgtgtcaggaacgcattctctgaatggccgaactatataagCAATGAGAAATCCCCTCAACGAAACTTTTGTGAAAATACTGTTTAGGCAGCCTGTCTATTTTACAAATGACGTGAGATGTCAGAAGATAGTTATCGGTAACATAAAGCTTGGAGttttaataaagttactttaaaaatacaGTGTAGAtgtttactaaatattacctacatgttAATTGTGTCGACTCGGACAGCTGTTCTCTCTGGATTTTGCTTCATTAGAATCACCAACCAAGTTCAGCTGCAAAACCGTACGTTTTATTCTTTCAATTTGCTCACGAGTTCCAAACAGGTTAGTTAGCATGTTTATTGTATCATACATAATGTATACCAAGCTACTACGTGCAGTTGTACTTCGCCATCTTCGAGTGAGACAGCAGGATTCATAACCTTGTAAGTATTGGCTGCATTCACGAAATAGAcaagaaataaaagataattCACGTTATTGCCTCAATCCTTGTTAATCCTTTAATAGGTATGTTGTTATTTTCATGCTGTAAAGAAAGGGTTTTCATTTGATGCATTCGACTCTTATTTAAACTCTAAATCATATTTACAGATACGCACGCAGAGAAAGATCAAAATGAAGAACACATTCGAAATCTTACCAGCGGTATAGCTTGTGAATTTTATCCTCAACAAATATTTTGGTAGTTTCAGAGGGCTACTTACGCAACTGCACGCCGCCGGCCATCGATGACTTCCCGGCAGGCCTGTTCACGGAGTTGCAGAGGCAGCATGGAGCCATCGTCCTCCACGCCTTCATCTCCATCTACCTGTTCCTGGCGCTGGCAGTCGTCTGCGACAAGTTCTTCGTGCCAGCCGTTGAAAGAATATGTCATGGTATGTATTGAAATGTATTCTTTTGTCTACCGAAACGTTGATTCAAATTCGAGaagcatttatttaaacttCTCCCTAAAACTTCTCCCTATACCCTTTAGTACTGCTTACTGATATGTTTTAATGAAGGTAAGAAAGTGGCACAAGAAACTACCAAGCAATTCCGACCGTTTGTCAAAGTTTCAAGAACAGGTTAATGAATATGAATGCGCGGGGCAGAGCGCGGTGTCGTGTGTCAATCGTCTCAGCTTTAAATCTCTTTGAGCAGTACTAAATTAACATGAGTTAGGTCTGTGCAGTGTTTTTATATGTAGAAGATCAAATTACCTGCTATTTAAGAATTGCTTTGCGGCTATGGCACTGTTCTATACGGTAACctatttttgtttgtcattGTTCCAGCATTGAACATGACGAACGATGTGGCTGGAGCCACATTCATGGCGGCGGCGACATCAGCTCCCGAGCTGTTCGTCAACGTCATCGGCACCTTTATCACTGAGGGTGACATCGGAGTCGGTACCATCGTCGGCTCAGCAGTCTTCAACATCCTCGCTGTGGCTGCGTGCTGCGGTATCGGCGCAGGAATGGTAATTTTCGTTCCTACTTCTTAATTTTGACGAAAAATCCGTTGACTATTCTAAACCTGCTGTTCCTTTCAGGTTGTTCCCTTAGACTGGTGGCCACTAACCAGGGATTGTCTAGCCTACGGCATCACAGTATCTATACTGATTTGCATAATGCACGACGAGTACGTGCAGTGGTACGAAGCTTTCCTCCTCGTCATGCTGTACGGAGTCTACATCTGCATCATGTACTATGACAAATCCATTCAAAACTTCGCTAAAAGTGAGTATTTCATGAAGTGGTTGAACCAAATAAAGTGATTCATGCGTAATTTTATCACAGAAATGTGTTGTTACACAGGTAGCTGGAACTGTGTATCTGACATGTTGAAGAAAAACGAGAAACATGAAAACTCTATTGCTGCAGATAATGGTACGTTCTGtgtttttaattctattttaatattgttaccAATAAGCGCAGCAATAAGATATCTCCTGTGctattatttaaatttccaGAACTTAAAGATGCTAAACAATCTTCACCTGTAAACAAAAATGATTTGTCTTTGGATCACCATCAACACAATGGGAATATAAAAAGTGCGTTATCTCTTTGCCcagataaaaatgaaaaacattgtGAGATTGACACAGCAAATTCTGTGACCTTAGCTACCGCAGACGGCGACAAAGCTAAGGCTATCTGTATTGATATTGAAAATAAGGCGAATGACGTGGAAATTGTACACCATGAAGACAGTATAGCTGTAGCGAATGTGGACGACGCTAACAAAGAAGTAGAAGATAAATATGTGCACTCGCTGTGGAAATGGCCCTCTGGCAGAAGCTGGCTAACTAAGGTAGTTTAAAAACAGTTACAGTGTGCTTTTCCATGTCAAACTTGATGTcctaatgtttgttttttctctCCAGGCAACTTGGATAGTGACATGGCCCATTCACCTGGTCTTTTTGTTCACCATACCAGACTGTGAGAAGCCTCGGTTCAAGAACTGGTTCCCTCTTACGTTTATGATGTGCATTGTATGGATAGGATCTTTGTCTTACATTGTAGCTTGGATGATCACTATTATCGGTAAGATTATTAACTATAACACACACAGTTGCGAAGTTAAAGGGTATTTTGCTGAATGAACTATTGCTATATTACAGGGGACACATTGATGATACCGGATTCTGTGATGGGCATAACTTTCCTTGCTGCTGGAACTTCTGTACCTGAAGCCGTTTCCAGTGTTATAGTAGCCAAACAAGGTGAAGTGTTTTTTGGACTTGTAAAGAgtaacttcatttatttcttctaaTATTTGAACGTTTTATCTTGCTACTGCatctataaatatttcagtattctCCTTTGTTGCTGTAATTGGAACTTATACATTATGTGATGGTGTGCAGGTCATGGATCCATGGGTATCAGCAATTCGATTGGCTCAAACACGTTTGACATTCTGCTATGCCTCGGGTTGCCGTGGCTGATCAAAGCGTCTCTCACTCCTGCCGAGCCGGGTCACTACTGGGTTAGAACTCAACTATTTTAATATAGACTTAATTGTGTCTGATGCTATGAATAATCTGATTGAGCTCAActgtagaaatattttaaattgtttttgcaCATGCGaatttaaaaagcttttttaacCCCTTTAAAAATGTAGCACTGCGAAATTGCGACACTGTTATAAAATTGATTGGCACAGCGACTTGTTTATTCATCGTGACCTGCATCCGAACGGTCAGGATAAATACAATGATATGTTAACAGGTGAAGATCAATTCCATGGGCTTGGAGTACTCggccatttcgttgctgtcgacgCTGCTGCTGCTCTACTTGACGTTTTGGTTCAATAAGTTCAAGCTGGACGCGGCGGTGGGGCGCGCCTGTCTCGCCATGTATGCCATGTTCCTGGTCCTGGCCACGCTTATCGAACTTAACGTCTTCTTCCCCGTCAACGTACGCACGTGCAAGAGAAGTGAGCTAAAGTCTTAAGCTAGCTAAGTGTTCTGGACATAATAATGTAAGACGAAGTGTAAAAATGGTAGTCGTGATGCCTCTCGCAACGGTTTCATACTCATGTGAGCTGAAACTTACGTGTACTTTATAAGCATTCGGTTACATTTTTGTTAGCAAATATTTCTGATCATCTATTTAGTTACATTCTCTTTCAATAGACCAAAGAGTAAGTTTCATATTCATTAGttgagttttttattttaattttatttatgtgattTAGAAGATACGAGAATACGCATGTGTGTGCGAgatgttatatttttcatacattGTAGTTTCCGCTGCCATTTTatgtagattaaataaatgttagtaTTGAAGTATACCTCAATCATGTGTCGAGAGTGTTACCATCCACTTGGGAAGGTGCTGCAGTTCAAacagtattattataaacagtAGTGTGTGATATGTCACTCATTTGATGGGACCAGCAGGACATACAGGAACATACTTACCTTAACTTTTGTATATCGTCGGCATTCAGCTTTCAaacatttacaatttaaaacatcacttgtattttggatatgaaatatagttttgttttcaaaactttatatttttatacattttgtatgaggTGTTCCTCTTCTTTAAGGTCGGCTAAGGTTCCTCGAGTGTTTGGTACAAGGCACTATCAACAACCAACGTTCTCTCTTTGTCAGTAATCTCGATACAGATAAGTTgatgtaaatacatattatacgaTGTAATGTAACTGTCttaaactaattaaatatatctatAGCTATTTGTATCTTTTATTCAGACAGCGGGCTTTTAACTCATTAATAATTCCGTTGCACAAACGGACATTATATGACGCTGATGGTCCGTTTCATACTTGAGACTAGTGGTAGCTGAAACCCGTCATAATAAAGCCTCCGGTGATTTTGCACACTGTTAAAATGATTACACTAATGGAATTTGCGATATATAACAGCATTatgacaatttaattataacaaattTTACATATAATGATAGTCGTACGAACGGGATCATTAAGTACTATCATTACTTGTAAAATCACTGACTATATAATGGCATCTACAATCGGTTAATTTACTTGGGTTTTCTTGGACTTTAGTATCTTTTGGAATTGGTCAGGCATCAACCAAAGCATAATACAGGGGAAGTCAACCGCAGGTAAAATTACCAAAAACTACCATGAGCACCGACAATAACGATTACAAATGTTACATAACGTAGCTACCCCTATAAAATGCTCTCGGTTGATTAAAACTGCACGATAGTCAGACACAGCACGCTAAATCAAGTAAAGGTTAAATAACGATATCAAAAATTCAAGCAGTTGCATCCAAAGTGTACTGCGCAGCTTCGAATTGGAGCATGCAGGTGCCTGATCGATACCAGACTACCCCTTTTAGCTAACCATGTCATACACtcgtatttataaaatctattaGCTTTCACAAACTTAacttcaattaataaataaactctaGGATCAAAAACAAAGGGCACAAAATCATACAACTTCAAATCAAGTAACCAATTTTATTACACGTAATTTAGAGTACTTATAAAGTCACAAATTAATCAGTAATTATCGTTCACGTTGTTGTTATTTTTCCGAATGATCTCAGGGCTGTCGGCCATCTTCTGAAATAAGCAATAAATTACATATAGGCATGAAATAACACGTGATAGATTGTGCAAGTTATTATGTTAGGTCAGTAACACCAATTGGACATAGACTGACAGATCCTGTTTTCAATAGGTGTAGAATTAATCGGACCTTGAGCCATTCAGTACGTTAGCACTGGATTTGCAAAGGGTATTATACCCGAGAGATTTTTTAACAATCTTCCACTCTACTCTGTTCATAAGTATTTTTACtaacttgtattatttttatagcaaaGGCTGTTTCCAAAAAATAAATGGTCTTTAACACATTTCGTCCAGACTTAtgattttacattttaactatAAGATTTTgacaataaatacttaagttGTACTAATTAATGGTACCAGGATAACATACATCGTAGGAGGTGTGCGCTCTCAGCTGGTCGAGCTCCCTAGCATGCAACTCGATGTCGTGCTGAGTAAGTCTTGGTCTGCGGCAATGCGGGTGTTGCTCCGGTAGCCACCGATGCACAATCGGCGTCAGTAAATCCCGGTGCACCTGATCATTGACCCACATTGCTCTAATTGTCAATCTGTCGGCTCACACGCCTTGACCACCAATTTGCCTAAACGCCTGTCAAGGGACGGATGGCAATCTTGCAGCCTATCTTTATAGGCACGTTGAAGACAGGACATGCAATAGAAGTAACGTGTTATATTCGCGCTGTTGGTAGGTCAAGGTGGTTATGACGTGTTCTTTATTCggttttaaatgaataaaatgttcTGAAACTGTATCAGTGTTCTGATGTTCCATATATGTAGTTACAGTTAGCTACTTAAGTGGTCaatcaaaatagaaaatattctaGCGTATGCTTTAGAATGTTTTTGAAAGTATTGCAGTTTATTTGAATTTACTAGAGGATTTTTTTCATCGTTAATACACTGTATTGCTTGTATATAACACTAGCCGTttgcccacggtttcacccacgtcccgtgggaaccgtgcccgtaccgggataaaatgtagcctacgGCACTCAGGAACATTGTAGCTAAGCTAGAAAACCAACCAGCGGTTCCAAAAATTACCCCCTACACACTTActtttacctctttataatattaaaacctaaaaataaaactgatcgTTAGAGCTAGAAAAATGAGaactatttactaaataaaaaattaaatcgtaTTTAATTTGATGAAATATCAAAACATGATTATGATCAAATTATGTTTAGCTTTCTGGTAGGCGTTGTGTACGAGTGTTGTGTATTGGTaacgaactgaaaaaaaaaaaattaccgaaTTCATATTCGTTCCAATGAATTTGTTTAAAGTTCTAATTCGTATGCTCGTTCTAGTTCTATTTTAGCCTACGAATTCGGTAAGTTTCCAGCTTTACAGATTTTCTAAAACACTAGGTATTCGAACTTACAAGTTAGCTACATAGCTTTCATAATCTCCATTACTAGAGTTAAATGTTCCCAATCATTCTAAGAAACCTCGATCGATTGGCCTTTAAACCGAATGCACTATAACTACGGAGTCGCTATCTGGTGATCCAATAAATCTATaccaactaatattataagactgaagagttggtttgtttggcagcgctaatctcaggaactactgaaccgatttgaaaaaatctttcagtgttagatagcccgtttatcgaggaaggctataggctactttttatttggcttCGTgaagaggttcccacgggatgcgggtgaaacctctgGCAGAAGCTATTACGTTTATAGGGGGCAGGTTCCAAAATGTTTGAAAGCACTCACCATAGCTGGGTCATTGGGCTCGGTGAAGTAGGAAACGATGGAGCCGACCACGATGCACACTGTCATACCGACCAGCGTGTAGTACAGGTAGCTCAATCTGTACATGAAGAATGTGCCTGACCTGGAAACACCAAGAAAATGTACCATATACGAGCAATAATCTTTactaaagctgaagagtttgtttgtttgcttcagCGCGGTAATCTCAGGAGCTACTGGcccgatatgaaaaattcttccagtgTTAGAAAGCCCACTTATAGAGGAAGGCTAAAGTCTTTTTTGTCCTGGTTCGTGCAGAGATTCCTTACGtggaaccgctggcagaagttagtcattttaaatggtttttaaaaTTCTCAAAAGTACACTATTCTGGAAGGGGATGAgcatgaatgtagatggatatTGTGTGAGGGGACGACCAAAGGAACtatggattgtgtgaaaaagAACATGGCTAAAAAGAATGTTTCTTGTGAAATGACGCCAGCCCAAAATAAAATTCGATGATGGGGATGATCAATATTTTGGAAGCTATAATATTACGAAATGCGTCTCATCATGTGGGTACGTAGTATGGaccaaaatacataaaatatcgtGAAAAAATTTGTTTTGATTACATAGTTGCACGTCACTGTTTAGTATAAGAGTCTTTAAAAGTCATTGT
This window of the Helicoverpa zea isolate HzStark_Cry1AcR chromosome 31, ilHelZeax1.1, whole genome shotgun sequence genome carries:
- the LOC124645159 gene encoding sodium/potassium/calcium exchanger 3 isoform X5; amino-acid sequence: MNTSDRVSEGYLRNCTPPAIDDFPAGLFTELQRQHGAIVLHAFISIYLFLALAVVCDKFFVPAVERICHALNMTNDVAGATFMAAATSAPELFVNVIGTFITEGDIGVGTIVGSAVFNILAVAACCGIGAGMVVPLDWWPLTRDCLAYGITVSILICIMHDEYVQWYEAFLLVMLYGVYICIMYYDKSIQNFAKKMCCYTGSWNCVSDMLKKNEKHENSIAADNDKNEKHCEIDTANSVTLATADGDKAKAICIDIENKANDVEIVHHEDSIAVANVDDANKEVEDKYVHSLWKWPSGRSWLTKATWIVTWPIHLVFLFTIPDCEKPRFKNWFPLTFMMCIVWIGSLSYIVAWMITIIGDTLMIPDSVMGITFLAAGTSVPEAVSSVIVAKQGHGSMGISNSIGSNTFDILLCLGLPWLIKASLTPAEPGHYWVKINSMGLEYSAISLLSTLLLLYLTFWFNKFKLDAAVGRACLAMYAMFLVLATLIELNVFFPVNVRTCKRSELKS
- the LOC124645159 gene encoding sodium/potassium/calcium exchanger 3 isoform X4; translation: MNTSDREGYLRNCTPPAIDDFPAGLFTELQRQHGAIVLHAFISIYLFLALAVVCDKFFVPAVERICHALNMTNDVAGATFMAAATSAPELFVNVIGTFITEGDIGVGTIVGSAVFNILAVAACCGIGAGMVVPLDWWPLTRDCLAYGITVSILICIMHDEYVQWYEAFLLVMLYGVYICIMYYDKSIQNFAKSSWNCVSDMLKKNEKHENSIAADNELKDAKQSSPVNKNDLSLDHHQHNGNIKSALSLCPDKNEKHCEIDTANSVTLATADGDKAKAICIDIENKANDVEIVHHEDSIAVANVDDANKEVEDKYVHSLWKWPSGRSWLTKATWIVTWPIHLVFLFTIPDCEKPRFKNWFPLTFMMCIVWIGSLSYIVAWMITIIGDTLMIPDSVMGITFLAAGTSVPEAVSSVIVAKQGHGSMGISNSIGSNTFDILLCLGLPWLIKASLTPAEPGHYWVKINSMGLEYSAISLLSTLLLLYLTFWFNKFKLDAAVGRACLAMYAMFLVLATLIELNVFFPVNVRTCKRSELKS
- the LOC124645159 gene encoding sodium/potassium/calcium exchanger 3 isoform X1, which codes for MNTSDRVSEGYLRNCTPPAIDDFPAGLFTELQRQHGAIVLHAFISIYLFLALAVVCDKFFVPAVERICHALNMTNDVAGATFMAAATSAPELFVNVIGTFITEGDIGVGTIVGSAVFNILAVAACCGIGAGMVVPLDWWPLTRDCLAYGITVSILICIMHDEYVQWYEAFLLVMLYGVYICIMYYDKSIQNFAKKMCCYTGSWNCVSDMLKKNEKHENSIAADNELKDAKQSSPVNKNDLSLDHHQHNGNIKSALSLCPDKNEKHCEIDTANSVTLATADGDKAKAICIDIENKANDVEIVHHEDSIAVANVDDANKEVEDKYVHSLWKWPSGRSWLTKATWIVTWPIHLVFLFTIPDCEKPRFKNWFPLTFMMCIVWIGSLSYIVAWMITIIGDTLMIPDSVMGITFLAAGTSVPEAVSSVIVAKQGHGSMGISNSIGSNTFDILLCLGLPWLIKASLTPAEPGHYWVKINSMGLEYSAISLLSTLLLLYLTFWFNKFKLDAAVGRACLAMYAMFLVLATLIELNVFFPVNVRTCKRSELKS
- the LOC124645159 gene encoding sodium/potassium/calcium exchanger 3 isoform X3 produces the protein MNTSDRVSEGYLRNCTPPAIDDFPAGLFTELQRQHGAIVLHAFISIYLFLALAVVCDKFFVPAVERICHALNMTNDVAGATFMAAATSAPELFVNVIGTFITEGDIGVGTIVGSAVFNILAVAACCGIGAGMVVPLDWWPLTRDCLAYGITVSILICIMHDEYVQWYEAFLLVMLYGVYICIMYYDKSIQNFAKSSWNCVSDMLKKNEKHENSIAADNELKDAKQSSPVNKNDLSLDHHQHNGNIKSALSLCPDKNEKHCEIDTANSVTLATADGDKAKAICIDIENKANDVEIVHHEDSIAVANVDDANKEVEDKYVHSLWKWPSGRSWLTKATWIVTWPIHLVFLFTIPDCEKPRFKNWFPLTFMMCIVWIGSLSYIVAWMITIIGDTLMIPDSVMGITFLAAGTSVPEAVSSVIVAKQGHGSMGISNSIGSNTFDILLCLGLPWLIKASLTPAEPGHYWVKINSMGLEYSAISLLSTLLLLYLTFWFNKFKLDAAVGRACLAMYAMFLVLATLIELNVFFPVNVRTCKRSELKS
- the LOC124645159 gene encoding sodium/potassium/calcium exchanger 3 isoform X6, translating into MNTSDRVSEGYLRNCTPPAIDDFPAGLFTELQRQHGAIVLHAFISIYLFLALAVVCDKFFVPAVERICHALNMTNDVAGATFMAAATSAPELFVNVIGTFITEGDIGVGTIVGSAVFNILAVAACCGIGAGMVVPLDWWPLTRDCLAYGITVSILICIMHDEYVQWYEAFLLVMLYGVYICIMYYDKSIQNFAKSSWNCVSDMLKKNEKHENSIAADNDKNEKHCEIDTANSVTLATADGDKAKAICIDIENKANDVEIVHHEDSIAVANVDDANKEVEDKYVHSLWKWPSGRSWLTKATWIVTWPIHLVFLFTIPDCEKPRFKNWFPLTFMMCIVWIGSLSYIVAWMITIIGDTLMIPDSVMGITFLAAGTSVPEAVSSVIVAKQGHGSMGISNSIGSNTFDILLCLGLPWLIKASLTPAEPGHYWVKINSMGLEYSAISLLSTLLLLYLTFWFNKFKLDAAVGRACLAMYAMFLVLATLIELNVFFPVNVRTCKRSELKS
- the LOC124645159 gene encoding sodium/potassium/calcium exchanger 3 isoform X2; amino-acid sequence: MNTSDREGYLRNCTPPAIDDFPAGLFTELQRQHGAIVLHAFISIYLFLALAVVCDKFFVPAVERICHALNMTNDVAGATFMAAATSAPELFVNVIGTFITEGDIGVGTIVGSAVFNILAVAACCGIGAGMVVPLDWWPLTRDCLAYGITVSILICIMHDEYVQWYEAFLLVMLYGVYICIMYYDKSIQNFAKKMCCYTGSWNCVSDMLKKNEKHENSIAADNELKDAKQSSPVNKNDLSLDHHQHNGNIKSALSLCPDKNEKHCEIDTANSVTLATADGDKAKAICIDIENKANDVEIVHHEDSIAVANVDDANKEVEDKYVHSLWKWPSGRSWLTKATWIVTWPIHLVFLFTIPDCEKPRFKNWFPLTFMMCIVWIGSLSYIVAWMITIIGDTLMIPDSVMGITFLAAGTSVPEAVSSVIVAKQGHGSMGISNSIGSNTFDILLCLGLPWLIKASLTPAEPGHYWVKINSMGLEYSAISLLSTLLLLYLTFWFNKFKLDAAVGRACLAMYAMFLVLATLIELNVFFPVNVRTCKRSELKS